A region from the Solibacillus sp. FSL H8-0523 genome encodes:
- a CDS encoding ABC transporter substrate-binding protein codes for MKGKYKFLTAAAMSALLLAACGSDEETTVSKELELTQESKMVIDELNREVEIPAQLDSVVMGSVLPYFSTWFIATNSTEEIKGIHPNSYNAAAFSILKDISPTILDAKTNFIENGEVNVEQLLALDPDVYFEIANQEKTVKKLEETGITTVALDTANTSLNPLDTINRWLKLTGEVTGTTERPAQIIAEGEANQKEINDKLAEAAIKEEDKPRVFFLQYHSDGEISTAGTGMHGNRWLNATGGIDVAAEAGIEGIKQVNMEQIYEMNPDIIYITNFTETQPQDLMDNTFKGQDWSKVKAVQDGKVYKMPLGIYRWYPPSGDAPLMLKWMAQHNYPEVFDYDMNAEVKDYYKRYYNYDLSDEQVTGIFNPSSEAAKY; via the coding sequence ATGAAGGGCAAGTATAAGTTTTTAACAGCGGCGGCAATGTCTGCTTTATTATTAGCAGCTTGTGGTAGTGATGAAGAAACGACAGTAAGTAAAGAATTAGAACTAACACAAGAATCGAAAATGGTGATCGATGAATTAAATCGTGAAGTTGAAATTCCAGCACAATTAGATAGCGTGGTAATGGGGTCTGTTTTACCGTACTTCTCTACATGGTTCATCGCAACGAACTCAACTGAAGAAATTAAAGGGATTCACCCGAACTCATATAACGCAGCAGCATTTTCAATCTTAAAAGATATTTCGCCAACAATTTTAGACGCGAAAACAAACTTTATTGAAAATGGCGAAGTAAACGTGGAGCAATTATTAGCACTTGATCCAGACGTATACTTTGAAATTGCCAACCAAGAAAAAACAGTTAAAAAGCTTGAAGAAACGGGTATTACAACGGTAGCGCTTGATACAGCGAATACGTCATTAAACCCACTAGATACAATCAATCGTTGGTTAAAGTTAACAGGCGAAGTTACAGGTACAACTGAGCGCCCAGCACAAATTATTGCTGAAGGTGAAGCAAACCAAAAAGAAATTAACGACAAATTAGCTGAAGCAGCGATTAAAGAAGAAGACAAGCCACGCGTATTCTTCCTGCAATATCATAGCGATGGTGAAATTTCAACTGCCGGTACAGGCATGCACGGTAATCGTTGGTTAAACGCAACAGGCGGGATTGATGTAGCAGCTGAAGCAGGTATCGAGGGAATTAAGCAAGTAAACATGGAGCAAATATATGAAATGAACCCAGACATCATTTACATTACAAACTTCACAGAAACGCAACCACAAGATTTAATGGACAACACGTTCAAAGGGCAAGACTGGAGTAAAGTAAAAGCGGTACAAGACGGCAAAGTTTACAAAATGCCACTGGGAATCTATCGCTGGTATCCACCAAGTGGGGACGCACCTTTAATGTTAAAATGGATGGCGCAGCACAACTACCCAGAAGTGTTTGACTATGACATGAACGCAGAGGTTAAAGATTACTACAAACGATACTACAATTACGATTTATCTGATGAGCAAGTAACAGGCATCTTCAATCCATCATCAGAAGCAGCAAAATACTAA
- a CDS encoding phosphate starvation-inducible protein PhoH has product MAQTKDILFIDPGHAFGIENRTSPFITENFTVIDQYDFADLDVTPYKCIVVHDFVDQVYLTRHRAKIEDYLNDRNIVVWSGHLIREWLPGCPIFTPKIVNGVADYDISFVKEHPVFEGVDTNEMTYNKGVAGFFARGSHTPVPEGAEVLLTLPNDAHITYIDRNTTNGTIFAHAGRDLFAQRMQKKSTDRISTQLLQWIHDEAKRLKGDI; this is encoded by the coding sequence GTGGCTCAAACAAAAGATATTTTATTTATCGATCCCGGACATGCTTTTGGTATCGAAAATCGAACATCTCCATTTATTACGGAAAACTTTACTGTGATTGACCAATATGATTTTGCCGATTTAGATGTAACACCATATAAATGTATCGTCGTACACGATTTTGTCGATCAAGTGTATTTAACGCGTCACCGTGCGAAAATTGAAGATTACTTAAATGATCGCAATATCGTTGTTTGGAGTGGGCATTTAATTCGTGAATGGCTACCAGGTTGTCCGATTTTCACTCCGAAAATAGTAAACGGCGTTGCGGACTATGACATTTCATTCGTAAAAGAGCACCCGGTTTTTGAGGGCGTTGATACAAATGAAATGACGTACAACAAAGGCGTTGCAGGCTTCTTTGCACGAGGCTCGCATACACCTGTTCCTGAGGGAGCTGAGGTGTTATTAACATTACCGAATGATGCGCATATTACGTATATTGACCGCAACACAACAAACGGCACGATTTTTGCACACGCCGGTCGAGACTTATTTGCACAGCGCATGCAAAAAAAATCTACAGACCGTATTAGTACGCAGTTGTTACAGTGGATTCATGATGAAGCAAAACGCTTAAAGGGGGATATTTAG
- a CDS encoding iron-sulfur cluster assembly accessory protein encodes MAIEKEVVILTEAASFQVKEMMAHNEEDNASLRVAVKGGGCSGLSYGMAFDNEVNEDDFTDNQHGIRILVSKEDAGILQGTKIDFKQSLMGGGFTIDNPNALASCGCGSSFKAAARPAEPQICE; translated from the coding sequence ATGGCGATTGAAAAAGAAGTAGTAATTTTAACAGAAGCAGCCTCATTTCAAGTCAAAGAAATGATGGCTCATAACGAAGAAGACAACGCGAGCTTACGTGTTGCCGTAAAAGGCGGCGGTTGCAGCGGACTATCGTATGGCATGGCTTTTGATAATGAAGTAAACGAAGATGATTTTACAGATAACCAGCACGGCATTCGTATTTTAGTGTCAAAAGAAGATGCCGGCATTTTACAAGGAACAAAAATCGATTTTAAACAATCACTTATGGGTGGCGGTTTTACCATCGACAACCCTAATGCACTTGCTTCATGTGGCTGTGGCTCAAGCTTTAAAGCAGCAGCACGACCAGCAGAGCCGCAAATTTGTGAATAA